From Pan troglodytes isolate AG18354 chromosome 9, NHGRI_mPanTro3-v2.0_pri, whole genome shotgun sequence, the proteins below share one genomic window:
- the MS4A7 gene encoding membrane-spanning 4-domains subfamily A member 7 isoform X1, with protein sequence MLLQSQTMAVSHSFTPKGITIPQREKPGHMYQNEDYLQNGLPTETTVLGTVQILCCLLISSLGAILVFAPYPSHFNPAISTTLMSGYPFLGALCFGITGSLSIISGKQSTKPFDLSSLTSNAVSSVTAGAGLFLLADSMVALRTASQHCGSETDYLSSLPYSEYYYPIYEIKDCLLTSVSLTGVLVVMLVFTVLELLLAAYSSVFWWKQLYSNNPGSSFSSTQSQDHIQQVKKSSSRSWI encoded by the exons ATGCTATTACAATCCCAAACCATGGCGGTTTCTCACAGCTTTACACCAAAGGGCATCACTATCCCTCAAAGAGAGAAACCTGGACACATGTACCAAAACGAAGATTACCTGCAGAACGGGCTGCCAACAGAAACCACCGTTCTTGGG ACTGTCCAGATCCTGTGTTGCCTGTTGATTTCAAGTCTGGGGGCCATCTTGGTTTTTGCTCCCTACCCCTCCCACTTCAATCCCGCAATTTCCACCACTTTGATGTCTGGGTACCCATTTTTAGGAGCTCTATGT TTTGGCATTACTGGATCCCTCTCAATTATCTCTGGAAAACAATCAACTAAGCCCTTT GACCTGAGCAGCTTGACCTCAAATGCAGTGAGTTCTGTTACTGCAGGAGCAGGCCTCTTCCTCCTTGCTGACAGCATGGTAGCCCTGAGGACTGCCTCTCAACATTGTGGCTCAGAAACGGATTATCTATCCTCATTGCCTTATTCGGAGTACTATTATCCAATATATGAAATCAAAGATTGTCTCCTGACCAGTGTCAGTTTAACA GGTGTCCTAGTGGTGATGCTCGTCTTCACTGTGCTGGAGCTCTTATTAGCCGCATACAGTTCTGTCTTTTGGTGGAAACAGCTCTACTCCAACAACCCTGGG AGTTCATTTTCCTCGACCCAGTCACAAGATCATATCCAACAGGTCAAAAAGAGTTCTTCACGGTCTTGGATATAA
- the MS4A7 gene encoding membrane-spanning 4-domains subfamily A member 7 isoform X2, which translates to MLLQSQTMAVSHSFTPKGITIPQREKPGHMYQNEDYLQNGLPTETTVLGFGITGSLSIISGKQSTKPFDLSSLTSNAVSSVTAGAGLFLLADSMVALRTASQHCGSETDYLSSLPYSEYYYPIYEIKDCLLTSVSLTGVLVVMLVFTVLELLLAAYSSVFWWKQLYSNNPGSSFSSTQSQDHIQQVKKSSSRSWI; encoded by the exons ATGCTATTACAATCCCAAACCATGGCGGTTTCTCACAGCTTTACACCAAAGGGCATCACTATCCCTCAAAGAGAGAAACCTGGACACATGTACCAAAACGAAGATTACCTGCAGAACGGGCTGCCAACAGAAACCACCGTTCTTGGG TTTGGCATTACTGGATCCCTCTCAATTATCTCTGGAAAACAATCAACTAAGCCCTTT GACCTGAGCAGCTTGACCTCAAATGCAGTGAGTTCTGTTACTGCAGGAGCAGGCCTCTTCCTCCTTGCTGACAGCATGGTAGCCCTGAGGACTGCCTCTCAACATTGTGGCTCAGAAACGGATTATCTATCCTCATTGCCTTATTCGGAGTACTATTATCCAATATATGAAATCAAAGATTGTCTCCTGACCAGTGTCAGTTTAACA GGTGTCCTAGTGGTGATGCTCGTCTTCACTGTGCTGGAGCTCTTATTAGCCGCATACAGTTCTGTCTTTTGGTGGAAACAGCTCTACTCCAACAACCCTGGG AGTTCATTTTCCTCGACCCAGTCACAAGATCATATCCAACAGGTCAAAAAGAGTTCTTCACGGTCTTGGATATAA